CCAGGTGTCGCTGAACTAGTGGTTACCGGGCAAAATCTGCAACCCTGGTTTGGGGAGATCAATATCATTACGCCAGATGGTGCCTACCTTATTGTAGATCATATCATACTGGACGATTCACCACAGGGCAATGGTAATGGACAGGCTGATTTTGGTGAAACATTGGATATCTATTTTACCCTTCATAATGTTGGTGTTGATACGGCGTATAATGTCATTGGTGATCTGAGTACCTGGGATCCCTATGTAACCACTCTGATACAAGCGGCTCAAGTGGATCTCTTGGCACCTGATTCTACAGTTGCCCAGGGACCCTTCACGATCATGGTCGGATCAGATTGTCCGGATAACCATCTGGCTGAGTTATCTCTTTCGCTGATGGCTGGTCTGGGACAGTGGACAGCAGATTTTGAGCTTCTGCTACGGGCTCCCCATGTGGTGATGAGCGATATCCTCGTGAATGATGATGATAATCACCGACTGGATATTGGTGAAAGCACTATTTTGACCCTATCAATGGAGAACCAGGGAGGCAGCGATCTTTCTACCCTCCAGGTGACCCTCTCTTCTGATGATGGATACATCACGTTGCCAGATGCTCCAGTAATTCTATATGATCTGCTGAGTAGTGAGTTACAGGTGGCAGATTTTGCTATTTCTGTTATTCCAGCCACCCCGGTAGAGCATAACATTACCTTTAACTGGCTGGCAACCGGGGATCTGGGATATACTGCCCAGGGACAATTCAGGTTAGTAGCCGGTCTTATTGTAGAAGATTTTGAAAGTGGTAATTTTTCGGCTTTTGATTGGGAATTGGCAGGTCACGTAGATTGGCTGGTTCAATCCCAAGATGTTTTCGAAGGTAACTATGCAGCCTACTCAGGCAATGTTGGTGATAGTCAGAATGCTGAACTCAGTCTCATTCTGGATGTAACTGAACCAGGTGATCTTTCCTTCATGTACAAGGTCTCTTCCGAATCCAGTACATCAGGATATTATGATGGACTTAAATTTTTCATGGATGGGGCGCTTGTGGAACAATGGCAGGGCGAAATATCATGGACAGAAGCAAGCTATGCGGTGACCCCTGGATTGCATGAATTCAGCTGGAAATATGAAAAAGACGGATCCGTTTCTCACGGAAGTGACTGCGCCTGGATCGATTTTGTGATCATGCCACCCACTTCAAGTTCCGGTGGCGGTTTGGGTGACCTTAACTCAGACGGACAGGTCAATATCCAGGATGTTGTCCGTTTGGTCAATATCATTTTAGGTCAAGGGGCTGAGCCCACCGATCTGGAATTATTTTATGCCGATCTAAATGGTGATGATAGGGTAGATATTGGAGATCTCGTTTCCATGGTGAATATCATTATTGGCGGGAATCAAACTGTGGCAGTGGAGCTCATAAACAAAAGTGCTGAAATTCGAATCAAATAGGAAAGCGTGTGATCAAGGGCTTGTTGGAATATAGACATAGCTATCAGCGTTTTTTTCTGCTTTGATCACTACTGTCAGACCAGTAGGATCCTGTCCTTTTAAATACGTATCAAAAAAGTAAACCGTGCTACGCCTGATAAGACTATTTAGCCTTATGGGATCCCGGGTGGCAGTGTATCCGATATAGAGTGAAAAAGGGGTAAAGAGGGGCATGTCTGTATAATCAGTGTGTTGAGTACCGGGAATTAGCAATTTAAAGATCGCCCCACTGCTATTAGCCAACAAGCGGTCCATCCGTTGATAATTTATTGGATCGCCCCATTCCTTTTGTCCCAGATGAAAGATCGGTTGATCAACACCCTGTGAGATCACTGTATCCGGAACCGGAATGTACCAGCCATCCAAAACCATAATAGCCCCGATTCTTGGATCGATAGCTGCTGCATTAACAATGGCAGCTCCGCCCAAAGAATGGCCGATCACACCAATTCTACTAAAGTCATAAGGAAGCCCGTTGAGGAATGATCTGGAGTCACCAGCATTGACCTTATCCAGGATAAAACTCAGATCTTCAACGATGATTGAAAGTTGGCTGAGATCAATATTTTCCAACCGATCTCCCTTTAGTACGCGACGTTTACCTGCTCGATATTCAGCCGTTTCTCCGTTTTCAAAGATTGTGATATTGGCTTCATAACTATGATCAGCGGCAAAGACCACATAGCCCTGGCTGGCTAATTCTTCCATGAGGGAGGTGTTTTGGAAGCGCATTCCACTCAATCCATGGGAAAAGAGGACTACCGGGAAGACAGTCTGGAATTCATTTATGTGAACTGCAGTATCGGAATGGGTCTTTACTCTATCAAAGTGCTTGAAGAGTACGACTGGAAGTCTCAACTGTTTGGCAATTGCCGGTAGACGGTGGAC
This region of Candidatus Neomarinimicrobiota bacterium genomic DNA includes:
- a CDS encoding dienelactone hydrolase family protein, giving the protein MVFPVIAPFADLPEPTGSYYVATRTVTWTDSSREETFTKEQDYRRIVVQVWYPTKETNRGVPNLYIDDPVHRLPAIAKQLRLPVVLFKHFDRVKTHSDTAVHINEFQTVFPVVLFSHGLSGMRFQNTSLMEELASQGYVVFAADHSYEANITIFENGETAEYRAGKRRVLKGDRLENIDLSQLSIIVEDLSFILDKVNAGDSRSFLNGLPYDFSRIGVIGHSLGGAAIVNAAAIDPRIGAIMVLDGWYIPVPDTVISQGVDQPIFHLGQKEWGDPINYQRMDRLLANSSGAIFKLLIPGTQHTDYTDMPLFTPFSLYIGYTATRDPIRLNSLIRRSTVYFFDTYLKGQDPTGLTVVIKAEKNADSYVYIPTSP